In one window of Amblyomma americanum isolate KBUSLIRL-KWMA chromosome 9, ASM5285725v1, whole genome shotgun sequence DNA:
- the LOC144104169 gene encoding transmembrane protein 45B-like, whose product MGTFAGHLLPGTFLFILGTWWAFGAWHNYVRCKKRNRRYTCRAWYVMPGISRRICFEGLSKIITCSIGIAGEVVTGFEDGRFVHMVNAQHVSMYLFYLLSGIVDVMTNCRFPFPPGTDYATLLLAVTVEGLLFHFHLHGRPHLDVLIHTLLVYTVAAEAACIIFETNKPRSTLASLGRAFFCLLQGTWFWQVGFILYSPLPGEPSWDVHSHDDMMLATTIFTWHMIGVLAFLSVMGVLVLVTCSACDCDDPVQDGDGSQYALVPGSEAKADNHMSAGDKATAQPMRIDYSDDEFFA is encoded by the coding sequence ATGGGTACGTTTGCCGGCCACCTCCTGCCAGGAACCTTCCTGTTCATTCTGGGAACATGGTGGGCGTTCGGAGCATGGCACAACTACGTCCGATGCAAGAAGCGCAATCGGCGCTACACGTGCCGAGCCTGGTACGTGATGCCCGGAATTTCCCGGCGGATTTGCTTCGAAGGCCTCAGCAAGATCATCACCTGCAGCATAGGCATCGCCGGCGAGGTCGTCACGGGCTTTGAGGACGGCCGTTTCGTCCACATGGTCAACGCCCAGCACGTGTCCATGTACCTATTTTACCTCCTCAGCGGTATCGTTGACGTGATGACCAATTGCCGTTTCCCTTTCCCGCCGGGCACGGATTATGCGACGCTCCTACTAGCCGTGACCGTAGAAGGACTGCTCTTCCACTTCCATCTCCATGGAAGGCCCCACCTGGACGTCCTCATCCACACGCTTCTGGTCTACACCGTGGCAGCTGAGGCAGCGTGCATCATCTTCGAGACGAACAAGCCTCGAAGCACCCTGGCGTCCTTGGGTCGTGCATTCTTCTGTCTTCTGCAGGGAACGTGGTTCTGGCAGGTCGGATTCATCCTGTACAGCCCGCTGCCGGGAGAGCCGTCCTGGGACGTCCACAGTCACGACGACATGATGCTGGCAACTACCATCTTCACGTGGCACATGATAGGCGTCTTGGCGTTCCTCAGTGTAATGGGCGTGTTGGTCCTGGTGACGTGCAGTGCGTGCGACTGCGACGACCCGGTACAGGATGGGGACGGTTCACAGTATGCGCTCGTTCCGGGGTCAGAGGCCAAAGCGGACAATCACATGAGCGCGGGTGACAAGGCGACAGCGCAGCCAATGCGCATCGACTACAGCGACGACGAGTTCTTCGCATGA
- the LOC144104175 gene encoding transmembrane protein 45B-like, with product MVTFIGHVMPGTFLLILGTWWAFGAWYNYVRCKKRNRRYTCRAWYVMPGMSRRTCLEGLSKIIICSIGIAGEVVTGFEHDRFVHMVNTQHMSMYLFYLLSGLVDVTANCRFPLPPDTDYMTLLLAVSAKGLLFLFHLHGRHHLDAFIHTFLVYTVAAEAACIIVEMNKPRSILASLGRAFFCLLQGTWFWQVGCILHSPSWDVRSHDDMTLATAIFTWHMIGVLAFLAVVGVVALFTCTTCDYNHPLQERNGSHYALVPGLEAKADIDMDSGGKATAHPTPIDYRDGDFFA from the coding sequence ATGGTCACCTTTATTGGTCACGTCATGCCCGGAACCTTCCTCCTAATTCTGGGAACCTGGTGGGCGTTCGGAGCATGGTACAACTACGTCCGATGCAAAAAGCGTAATCGGCGCTACACGTGCCGAGCCTGGTACGTGATGCCCGGAATGTCCCGACGGACTTGCCTCGAAGGCCTCAGCAAGATCATCATCTGCAGCATAGGCATCGCCGGCGAAGTAGTCACGGGCTTCGAGCATGACCGTTTCGTCCACATGGTCAACACCCAGCACATGTCCATGTACCTATTCTACCTCCTGAGCGGACTTGTTGACGTGACGGCCAATTGCCGTTTCCCTTTGCCGCCGGACACGGACTACATGACGCTTCTGCTCGCCGTGAGCGCAAAAGGACTGCTCTTTCTATTCCACCTACATGGAAGACATCATCTGGATGCCTTCATCCACACGTTTCTGGTCTACACCGTGGCAGCCGAGGCAGCTTGCATCATCGTCGAGATGAACAAGCCTCGAAGTATCCTGGCGTCTCTGGGTCGTGCTTTCTTCTGTCTTCTGCAGGGGACGTGGTTCTGGCAGGTTGGATGCATCCTGCACAGCCCGTCCTGGGACGTCCGCAGTCACGACGACATGACGCTGGCGACGGCCATCTTCACGTGGCACATGATAGGCGTCCTGGCTTTCCTCGCTGTGGTGGGCGTTGTGGCCTTGTTCACGTGTACCACGTGCGACTACAACCATCCGCTGCAGGAACGGAACGGTTCGCACTATGCGCTCGTTCCGGGTTTAGAGGCTAAAGCGGACATTGACATGGACTCAGGGGGCAAGGCGACGGCACACCCAACGCCCATCGACTACAGGGATGGCGATTTCTTTGCATGA
- the LOC144104172 gene encoding alpha-(1,3)-fucosyltransferase 7-like, translated as MKVIMFRQKNLKYFYFVAAIFSLCLVLLSLMKTNLSDDDALQTALPFSDSVSTGTPYKILIWDVGKRMSRRFLRSFGDANKDPFALCSVRNCVLETSNDKIGGADAVMFHLHLTKGPGTLPKFRKPNQFWIFFTDESPLHTFLLTKRFNMSHYNGIFNLSMTYRSDSDVPVPYGRTVQLSEPPAGGAASLRNFSASKTKLVAILSSNCGGPNKRWSYIRELSKHIAVDVYGGCGTKVCPGHFTRDCDVTKQYKFYLAFENSNCREYITEKLWWNAYEKEIVPVVMGASKEEYARLAPPHSFIHVEDFRSPEDLAKYLLYLDGNASAYNEYFAWKTKYMVRNEHGYFGSPSLHLCRMCEAVNRFQGTSKVYNDLESFWNPRTDCRAPVWDPTYGE; from the coding sequence ATGAAGGTCATCATGTTCCGCCAAAAGAACCTCAAGTACTTCTACTTCGTGGCTGCCATCTTTTCGCTGTGCCTTGTCCTCCTGTCTCTCATGAAGACAAACTTAAGCGACGATGATGCACTGCAAACGGCCTTACCTTTCTCCGACAGCGTGTCAACGGGGACGCCCTACAAGATCCTCATCTGGGACGTCGGCAAGCGCATGTCCAGAAGATTCCTTCGTTCCTTCGGCGACGCGAACAAGGACCCGTTCGCCTTGTGCAGCGTGCGGAACTGCGTCCTGGAAACGTCCAACGACAAAATTGGAGGGGCGGACGCCGTCATGTTCCACCTGCACCTCACCAAGGGACCCGGCACGCTTCCCAAGTTCCGGAAGCCGAACCAGTTCTGGATATTCTTCACTGACGAATCGCCGCTGCACACGTTCTTGCTTACCAAGCGCTTCAACATGAGCCACTACAACGGCATCTTCAACCTCAGCATGACGTACCGCAGCGACTCGGACGTGCCCGTGCCATACGGCAGGACTGTCCAGTTGTCCGAGCCGCCCGCTGGGGGCGCGGCGTCGCTGCGCAACTTCTCGGCCTCGAAGACCAAGCTCGTCGCCATCTTGAGCAGCAACTGCGGCGGACCAAACAAGCGTTGGTCGTACATTCGAGAACTGTCCAAGCACATCGCCGTGGACGTGTACGGCGGATGCGGCACCAAGGTCTGTCCTGGACACTTCACGCGCGACTGTGACGTCACGAAGCAGTACAAGTTCTACCTGGCCTTCGAGAACAGCAACTGTCGCGAGTACATTACAGAGAAGCTCTGGTGGAACGCCTACGAGAAAGAGATAGTGCCGGTGGTTATGGGAGCTTCCAAAGAAGAATACGCCAGGTTAGCGCCCCCACACTCATTCATCCACGTAGAAGACTTCAGGTCCCCAGAGGACTTAGCCAAGTACCTGCTCTACCTGGACGGCAACGCCAGCGCCTATAACGAGTACTTTGCTTGGAAGACCAAGTATATGGTTCGCAACGAGCACGGTTACTTCGGCTCTCCCTCGCTACATTTGTGTAGGATGTGCGAAGCAGTGAATCGTTTCCAAGGAACTTCGAAGGTCTACAACGACCTCGAGAGTTTCTGGAATCCCAGGACAGACTGTCGGGCCCCCGTTTGGGATCCTACTTACGGAGAGTGA